A genome region from Tolypothrix sp. PCC 7712 includes the following:
- a CDS encoding aminotransferase class I/II-fold pyridoxal phosphate-dependent enzyme: MNFSNKSLDKLGIFGSQPLFQEKLYVGRPNVGDRTRLLERINDMLDRRWFSNNGPFVQELEQRIADLLGVKHCIAMCNGTVALEIAIRAAEFKGEVIVPSFTFVATAHALQWQEITPVFCDIDPQTHTINPWRVEAMITPRTTGIIGVHLWGQPCNVEALEEIALKHHLKLMFDASHAFSCSYKGRMIGNFGDAEVFSFHATKFFNTFEGGAVVTNNDELANKIRLMKNFGFAGYDNVTYIGINGKMNEVSAAMGLTSLESIEEFTAINYRNYKHYQAELTDIPGISLFTFNQSECCNYQYIVLEINEEETKISRNQLLKILHAENVIARRYFYPGCHRMEPYRSYFPHAGLLLPETEKLSQRVMILPTGTNITENHIHSICEIIRFSITNGIQIQERLEANKSKVSAQIY; this comes from the coding sequence GATCGCACACGTCTCCTCGAACGCATTAACGATATGCTTGACAGACGTTGGTTCTCCAATAACGGGCCTTTTGTACAAGAGTTAGAACAACGTATTGCAGATTTATTAGGAGTCAAACATTGCATTGCTATGTGTAATGGAACAGTAGCTCTCGAAATTGCAATCAGAGCAGCTGAATTCAAAGGTGAGGTGATTGTTCCCTCTTTTACCTTTGTTGCCACGGCTCATGCACTGCAATGGCAAGAAATTACACCTGTTTTTTGTGACATTGATCCTCAAACGCATACAATTAATCCTTGGCGAGTAGAAGCCATGATTACACCTCGAACCACAGGCATTATTGGAGTGCATCTGTGGGGACAACCTTGTAATGTAGAAGCTTTGGAAGAAATTGCCCTGAAACATCATCTCAAATTAATGTTTGATGCATCCCATGCATTTAGTTGTTCTTATAAGGGACGCATGATAGGTAATTTTGGAGATGCAGAAGTTTTCAGTTTTCATGCAACTAAGTTTTTTAATACCTTTGAAGGTGGCGCAGTAGTTACAAATAATGATGAGTTAGCGAATAAAATTCGTTTAATGAAAAACTTTGGTTTTGCTGGATATGACAATGTTACTTACATTGGCATTAACGGCAAAATGAATGAAGTTTCGGCGGCGATGGGTTTAACTTCTCTAGAAAGTATTGAGGAATTTACTGCAATCAACTACCGGAACTACAAGCATTATCAAGCAGAGCTAACGGATATTCCTGGAATCAGCCTATTCACCTTTAACCAATCTGAGTGTTGCAACTACCAATACATTGTTTTAGAAATCAATGAAGAAGAAACGAAAATTAGCCGCAACCAGCTGCTCAAAATTCTTCATGCCGAAAATGTGATTGCCCGTCGCTATTTCTATCCAGGCTGCCACCGTATGGAACCTTATCGCTCCTATTTCCCACATGCAGGCCTTCTGCTTCCTGAAACGGAGAAACTATCTCAACGAGTTATGATATTACCTACAGGAACTAATATAACAGAAAATCATATACACTCAATTTGTGAAATTATCAGATTTTCAATAACAAATGGAATTCAAATTCAAGAACGGTTAGAAGCAAATAAATCTAAAGTATCTGCTCAGATATATTAA
- a CDS encoding glycosyltransferase produces MKNNTPFLNEVKSLQDNKYDKIPKSSSLQDLRWLIAQNTIEIISDDLPLEPAVSICMITYNHHQFIKDALEGVIAQKTTFEIELIVSDDCSTDGTQDILLDYQKIYPNLIRVLLAKKNQGQLTPNKNAPFMPNVIRAIDYCRGKYIALCEGDDYWIDSLKLQKQVDFLEANEDYSLCFHNAKIQFMRSGNFREWIMHESLDKTIFETKDLLRGWFIPTASIMARNYGVSMIPEWFHHCQSGDITLLLLWSLRGKIKYLNEVMSVYRLHDNGITASANHSGYNKVISMMFLYQSFNIDTKYKYNDEIMIAIISEINTHLPEIKELKAEVEKFKAELTFLKVKHKIKNLIKKYFLHKFT; encoded by the coding sequence ATGAAAAATAATACTCCATTCTTGAATGAAGTTAAATCGCTTCAAGATAACAAGTACGATAAAATCCCAAAATCATCGTCTTTGCAAGATTTAAGATGGCTGATTGCTCAAAATACAATAGAAATTATTTCAGATGATTTACCGCTAGAACCAGCAGTCAGTATATGCATGATTACTTACAACCATCATCAATTCATAAAAGATGCTTTAGAAGGTGTTATTGCTCAAAAAACTACTTTTGAAATAGAGCTTATTGTTAGCGATGACTGCTCTACAGATGGTACTCAAGATATCTTACTTGACTACCAAAAAATATATCCAAATCTAATTCGTGTACTGCTGGCAAAAAAAAATCAAGGTCAACTTACGCCAAATAAAAATGCTCCCTTTATGCCTAATGTAATTAGAGCAATAGATTATTGTAGGGGTAAATATATTGCTCTTTGCGAAGGTGATGATTACTGGATAGATTCCTTAAAGCTACAAAAGCAGGTAGATTTTTTAGAGGCAAATGAAGATTATTCACTATGCTTTCATAATGCTAAAATTCAATTCATGCGCTCAGGTAATTTCAGAGAATGGATAATGCATGAGTCTCTTGATAAAACTATATTTGAGACTAAAGATTTACTTCGAGGATGGTTTATTCCAACCGCTTCTATTATGGCTAGAAATTATGGTGTTTCCATGATTCCTGAATGGTTTCATCATTGCCAAAGTGGTGATATAACTTTGTTATTATTATGGTCATTAAGGGGGAAAATTAAATATTTAAATGAAGTTATGAGTGTGTATCGTCTTCATGATAATGGTATAACAGCATCTGCAAATCATAGTGGGTATAATAAAGTTATTTCCATGATGTTTCTATATCAGAGCTTCAATATTGACACTAAATATAAATATAATGATGAAATAATGATAGCTATAATTTCTGAGATTAACACACATTTACCTGAAATCAAGGAGTTAAAAGCAGAAGTTGAAAAATTCAAGGCAGAGCTAACATTCCTTAAAGTCAAACATAAAATAAAAAATCTTATAAAAAAATATTTTTTGCATAAATTTACATGA
- a CDS encoding glycosyltransferase family 8 protein produces MNIVCTIDNNYAQHCAVMLSSLFINNPNQKFYIYIITNGLKKHISNKIKRFFYTIKQEYSIIEIQTSELEKAPVSHHISLATYFRLFIPEVIPDNIDKILFIDSDIIIRKSIDQLWSLDIQSFSHAAAIASGMDDYPSKINLPEGSLYFNAGLMLINLKAWREMKVFHRGCALIYQQPELLQWWDQDVLNILLNNSWLPVDLTWNSQPYLYDESLINSKYQDKYKKFNYLEAKIDPAIVHFVGGGSAKPWHLNCNHPFKHEYFKYLKKTPWKNSHLIGKPSFISKIRFYLGLGSKLHNFLQFLRTKLFSI; encoded by the coding sequence ATGAATATTGTTTGCACTATTGATAATAATTATGCACAACACTGTGCGGTCATGCTGTCATCTCTATTTATTAATAACCCAAACCAAAAATTTTATATATACATTATTACTAACGGATTAAAAAAACATATTAGTAATAAGATAAAACGTTTTTTTTATACAATTAAGCAAGAATATTCAATAATTGAAATTCAAACAAGTGAATTAGAAAAAGCTCCTGTTAGTCATCATATATCGTTAGCCACCTATTTTCGATTATTTATTCCTGAAGTTATTCCTGACAACATTGATAAAATTTTGTTTATTGACTCAGATATAATTATTCGTAAATCCATTGATCAACTTTGGTCTCTTGATATTCAAAGCTTTAGCCATGCTGCTGCTATTGCAAGTGGTATGGATGATTATCCCTCTAAAATCAATCTGCCAGAAGGCTCCCTCTACTTTAACGCTGGATTGATGCTAATTAACCTTAAAGCCTGGCGCGAGATGAAAGTTTTTCACAGAGGTTGTGCTCTGATTTATCAGCAACCTGAGCTATTACAATGGTGGGATCAAGATGTATTAAATATTCTCTTGAATAACTCTTGGCTTCCTGTTGATTTGACTTGGAATTCACAACCTTATCTTTATGATGAGTCTTTAATTAATTCTAAATATCAGGATAAATATAAAAAATTTAATTATTTAGAAGCTAAGATTGATCCTGCAATTGTTCATTTTGTTGGAGGTGGTAGTGCTAAACCCTGGCATCTTAATTGTAACCATCCTTTTAAACATGAGTATTTTAAATATCTTAAAAAGACTCCTTGGAAGAACAGCCATTTGATTGGTAAACCAAGTTTTATCTCAAAAATAAGATTTTATCTTGGCTTAGGTAGTAAACTGCATAATTTCCTTCAATTCTTGAGAACCAAATTGTTTAGCATATAG
- a CDS encoding acyltransferase, producing the protein MLKRLFNQQEKLRNIWEYFRLKSLGVEVHSSCLLGKHITASLGFVQGSMGKIYLGPKVMLEQGVILQAWGGSIAMENNVFIGPYTVIYGHGGVKIGKNTLISMQCRILSSNHTIPDKNIHIRSQPDILLPVSIGEDVWLGAGVTILGGVTVGDGCVIGAGAVVTKDLPSYSVAVGVPAKVVRYRP; encoded by the coding sequence GTGTTAAAACGCCTCTTTAATCAACAGGAAAAACTGAGAAATATTTGGGAATATTTTCGACTTAAATCACTTGGGGTAGAAGTACATTCTTCCTGTTTGCTAGGCAAGCATATCACAGCTAGTTTAGGCTTTGTGCAAGGTTCTATGGGCAAAATCTACTTAGGCCCAAAGGTGATGCTAGAACAAGGTGTAATTTTACAAGCTTGGGGAGGAAGTATTGCTATGGAAAATAATGTTTTTATTGGCCCATACACAGTAATTTATGGGCATGGTGGGGTCAAAATTGGTAAAAATACTTTGATTTCTATGCAATGCCGAATTTTATCTTCTAATCATACGATTCCTGATAAAAATATTCATATTCGCTCGCAACCAGACATTCTATTACCTGTAAGTATTGGAGAAGATGTATGGCTAGGTGCTGGGGTTACTATATTGGGAGGTGTCACGGTTGGAGATGGTTGCGTTATTGGTGCTGGTGCAGTTGTGACTAAAGATTTGCCTTCTTACTCAGTAGCAGTTGGTGTTCCTGCAAAAGTAGTGAGATATCGTCCATGA
- a CDS encoding glycosyltransferase, protein MNPLISVIIPTHNPNQTRLQRTLCALKKQTLDQESWELIVIDNLTTDPKYIPSFDFSWHTSTRIIREECLGLTRARLAGIQNSLGNYLVFVDDDNVLYPNYLKSVIDIFQNYPQLGAIGGKSLPEFEVPPEPWVKDFWVCLALRDLGEEVQVYSYKNESIASKKHPVFAPIGAGMALRYQAAKDYVDSLGQDSFKLSLDRTGQNLQSGGDCDINLTLLDAGWGVGYFPELQLTHLISANRLTKDYLARLNYASSRSWIQVLNEHNICPWKKILPLTIIPRKMKAFLSYQAWKSPTAFINWQGACGTFEGLAMLSNK, encoded by the coding sequence ATGAATCCTCTAATTTCTGTAATTATCCCTACCCATAATCCTAACCAGACGCGTTTACAAAGAACGCTTTGTGCTTTAAAAAAACAGACGTTGGATCAAGAAAGCTGGGAACTTATAGTAATAGATAATTTGACTACAGATCCCAAATACATTCCTAGTTTTGATTTCTCTTGGCATACTTCTACAAGAATCATTAGAGAGGAATGCTTAGGCTTAACAAGAGCAAGGTTAGCAGGTATTCAAAATAGCTTAGGTAATTATTTGGTATTTGTAGATGATGATAATGTTCTTTATCCTAATTACCTAAAAAGCGTAATTGATATTTTTCAAAATTATCCTCAATTAGGAGCGATTGGCGGTAAATCATTACCAGAATTTGAAGTACCACCGGAACCTTGGGTAAAAGATTTTTGGGTTTGTTTAGCACTCAGAGATTTAGGCGAAGAAGTTCAAGTCTATTCCTATAAAAACGAATCTATTGCTAGTAAAAAACACCCAGTATTTGCACCAATTGGTGCTGGAATGGCACTCAGATATCAAGCAGCTAAAGATTACGTGGATAGTCTTGGACAAGACTCTTTTAAGTTATCTTTAGACCGAACAGGTCAAAATCTACAATCAGGAGGAGATTGCGATATTAATCTCACACTATTAGATGCAGGTTGGGGAGTTGGTTATTTCCCAGAATTACAATTAACCCACTTAATTTCTGCTAATCGCCTCACCAAAGATTATCTTGCTCGTCTAAACTATGCCTCTTCACGTTCATGGATTCAAGTTTTAAACGAACATAATATCTGTCCTTGGAAAAAAATTCTTCCTTTAACTATTATACCGAGAAAAATGAAGGCTTTTTTGAGTTATCAAGCTTGGAAAAGTCCTACTGCTTTTATTAATTGGCAAGGTGCATGTGGAACTTTTGAAGGTTTAGCTATGCTATCTAATAAATAA